In a genomic window of bacterium:
- a CDS encoding copper ion binding protein: MGLFDKKDETTAVVKIEGMSCGHCVMRVEKGVTALVGVKKVKVDLAKKEGTFVFDPAKTTVEAIKAKINEIGYKA, from the coding sequence ATGGGTCTGTTCGACAAGAAGGACGAGACGACGGCGGTGGTCAAGATCGAGGGGATGAGCTGCGGGCACTGCGTGATGCGCGTGGAAAAGGGCGTGACCGCGCTGGTCGGCGTGAAGAAAGTCAAGGTCGATCTGGCGAAGAAGGAAGGGACGTTCGTCTTCGATCCCGCGAAGACCACCGTCGAGGCGATCAAGGCCAAGATCAACGAGATCGGTTACAAAGCCTAG
- a CDS encoding type II toxin-antitoxin system RelE/ParE family toxin: protein MSCTVLLTRHAARDLEELHDYVARHDAPGKAEHLLRRIEQAFERLSETPQRGAYPRELLAMGIREYREVFFKPYRVIYKVVGGNVYVLLIADGRRDLQTLLQRRLLEG from the coding sequence ATGTCGTGTACGGTCCTGCTCACGCGTCACGCGGCGCGCGACCTGGAGGAACTCCACGACTACGTGGCGCGGCACGACGCCCCGGGGAAGGCAGAGCACCTCCTCCGGCGCATCGAACAGGCCTTCGAGCGCCTGTCCGAAACGCCGCAGCGCGGAGCGTACCCCCGGGAACTGCTGGCCATGGGTATCCGGGAGTATCGCGAAGTGTTCTTCAAACCGTATCGCGTCATCTACAAGGTCGTTGGCGGCAACGTCTACGTCCTCCTGATCGCCGACGGCCGTCGCGACCTGCAGACGCTCCTCCAGCGGCGGCTGCTGGAGGGATAG
- a CDS encoding type II toxin-antitoxin system Phd/YefM family antitoxin: MKLSAQIKPISYLKAHAAEIVRNMGERREPLVITQNGEAKVVLQDIHTFEQAQETMALLKILALGSRQIEEGDVEPAASAIRRVRQARKAG; this comes from the coding sequence ATGAAACTCTCCGCACAGATCAAACCGATCAGCTACCTCAAGGCGCACGCGGCGGAGATCGTGCGGAACATGGGAGAGCGCCGGGAGCCCCTGGTCATCACCCAGAACGGGGAAGCCAAGGTCGTCCTGCAGGACATCCACACCTTCGAGCAGGCACAGGAGACAATGGCCCTGCTGAAGATACTGGCCCTCGGGAGCCGCCAGATCGAGGAGGGGGATGTCGAGCCTGCCGCGAGCGCGATCAGGCGCGTGCGGCAAGCGCGGAAGGCCGGCTGA
- a CDS encoding 5'-nucleotidase C-terminal domain-containing protein gives MRTTLRIAAALLLLLAAPALSSAETLTILHVNDFHGALEPTRTASGQPEEGGAARLAAVMRAERTPTTLFLSAGDLMQGTNISNLFAGKPVIEVFNLMGLDASAVGNHEFDAGQAALAERAAEARFPFLAANIEGSGPWKPSEVRRVGGLRVALFGLTTEETPVATHPRNVQGLKFTDAAAAARRMVAELRPQADLVIALTHLGFEEDEKLAAAAPGIDIIVGGHTHTKVEQPAQVGTTLVLQAYERGAVLGRLDLEVVDGTVVAHRYRLVPVTGAAGEDPEVAAVVAGYAARLGAKMGEPVGTAAVDLDGGKDATRSRETNLGDLIADVMRETAGADVALINGGTIRAGVPAGPVTVGAIYNVLPFDNWLVSFAVTGRELRAALETGVSRVEVRDGGFPQVSGMRFTFDPRKPAGQRIVSVEVGGAPLDEARTYVLATHDFLAAGGNDYTEFAGHAPVYSDSSRWLRDVLAEWWRKRGSIAPAVDGRIAAAAP, from the coding sequence ATGAGGACGACGCTCCGCATCGCCGCCGCGCTCCTGCTGCTGCTCGCGGCGCCCGCGCTCTCCAGCGCCGAGACCCTCACCATCCTGCACGTCAACGACTTCCACGGCGCGCTCGAGCCCACCCGCACCGCCTCCGGGCAGCCCGAGGAGGGCGGCGCCGCGCGCCTCGCGGCCGTGATGCGTGCCGAGCGCACGCCGACGACCCTCTTTCTCTCGGCCGGCGACCTCATGCAGGGAACGAACATCTCCAACCTCTTCGCCGGCAAGCCCGTGATCGAGGTCTTCAATCTGATGGGGCTCGACGCCTCGGCGGTCGGCAACCACGAGTTCGACGCCGGGCAGGCGGCGCTCGCGGAGCGCGCCGCGGAGGCGCGCTTCCCCTTCCTCGCCGCGAACATCGAGGGGAGCGGTCCCTGGAAGCCCTCCGAGGTGCGCCGCGTGGGCGGGCTGCGCGTCGCGCTCTTCGGCCTGACCACCGAGGAGACGCCGGTCGCGACCCACCCGCGCAACGTCCAGGGGCTGAAGTTCACGGACGCCGCGGCGGCGGCGCGCCGCATGGTCGCCGAGCTGCGCCCGCAGGCCGACCTGGTGATCGCGCTGACCCACCTCGGCTTCGAGGAGGACGAGAAGCTCGCGGCGGCGGCGCCCGGCATCGACATCATCGTCGGCGGGCACACGCACACGAAGGTCGAGCAGCCGGCGCAGGTGGGCACCACGCTGGTCCTCCAGGCGTACGAGCGCGGCGCGGTGCTCGGGAGGCTGGACCTGGAGGTCGTGGACGGCACGGTCGTCGCGCACCGCTACCGGCTCGTCCCGGTGACCGGCGCCGCGGGCGAGGACCCCGAGGTGGCGGCGGTCGTCGCCGGCTATGCCGCCCGGCTGGGCGCGAAGATGGGTGAGCCGGTGGGCACGGCGGCGGTGGACCTCGACGGCGGCAAGGACGCGACGCGCTCGCGCGAGACGAACCTCGGCGACCTCATCGCCGACGTGATGCGCGAGACCGCCGGCGCGGACGTGGCGCTCATCAACGGCGGCACGATCCGCGCGGGCGTCCCCGCCGGGCCGGTCACGGTCGGGGCGATTTACAACGTGCTGCCCTTCGACAACTGGCTGGTCTCGTTCGCCGTCACCGGCAGGGAGCTGCGCGCGGCGCTCGAGACCGGCGTCTCGCGCGTCGAGGTCCGCGACGGCGGGTTCCCGCAGGTCTCCGGGATGCGCTTCACCTTCGATCCGCGCAAGCCGGCGGGCCAGCGCATCGTCTCGGTCGAGGTCGGCGGCGCGCCGCTGGACGAGGCGCGGACCTACGTGCTGGCGACCCACGACTTCCTCGCCGCGGGCGGCAACGACTACACGGAGTTCGCGGGGCACGCGCCGGTCTACAGCGACTCCAGCCGCTGGCTGCGCGACGTGCTGGCGGAGTGGTGGCGCAAGCGCGGCAGCATCGCCCCCGCGGTCGACGGACGGATCGCCGCGGCGGCGCCGTGA
- a CDS encoding MFS transporter, with protein MDLHRRTFAALRHRNFRLFWIAQLISLTGTWMHAVAQGWLVLELTDQPFWLGAVGAAGTLPVLAFSLLGGVAADRLPKRALLIASQSASATLALFLGLLALSGQVQVWHVLIVALALGTANALDLPARQSFIVEMVGREDLLNAIALNSFTFNAARVVGPAVAGVIVAAAGAPACFLVNAASFIPVVAALGMMRDLPGARQARPGSVATDLREGLAYVLRERRFQGFIGLVAMGSFFGFPCITLLPAFARDVLHAGAHGYGLLMAMTGVGAVVSALALAGRQRSGVSGGVVVWAGVAFGAALVVFAAARSFAVAAPLLVIAGAAMVAQAATANTLVQAMVPDVLRGRIMSVFTLVLMGAMPLGNIVIGALAELIGTTAAIAAFGLGLCAAVGAIAAVRREVF; from the coding sequence GTGGACCTCCACCGCCGCACCTTCGCCGCGCTGCGGCACCGCAACTTCCGGCTCTTCTGGATCGCGCAGCTCATCTCCCTGACCGGCACCTGGATGCACGCGGTCGCCCAGGGCTGGCTCGTGCTGGAACTGACCGACCAGCCCTTCTGGCTCGGCGCGGTCGGCGCCGCGGGCACGCTGCCGGTGCTCGCGTTCTCGCTGCTCGGCGGCGTCGCTGCGGACCGGCTCCCCAAGCGCGCGCTGCTGATCGCCAGCCAGAGCGCGTCGGCAACCCTTGCGCTCTTCCTCGGCCTGCTCGCTCTCAGCGGCCAGGTCCAGGTCTGGCACGTGCTCATCGTCGCGCTGGCGCTCGGCACGGCCAACGCGCTGGATCTGCCGGCGCGGCAGTCCTTCATCGTGGAGATGGTCGGGCGCGAGGACCTGCTCAACGCGATCGCGCTGAACTCCTTCACCTTCAACGCCGCGCGCGTCGTGGGGCCGGCGGTCGCCGGGGTGATCGTCGCCGCGGCCGGCGCCCCGGCCTGCTTCCTCGTCAACGCGGCGAGCTTCATCCCCGTCGTCGCCGCGCTCGGGATGATGCGCGACCTCCCCGGGGCCCGGCAGGCGCGCCCCGGCTCGGTCGCGACCGACCTGCGCGAGGGGCTGGCCTACGTGCTGCGCGAGCGGCGCTTCCAGGGGTTCATCGGGCTGGTGGCGATGGGGAGCTTCTTCGGCTTCCCGTGCATCACCCTGCTGCCGGCGTTCGCGCGGGACGTGCTCCACGCCGGCGCGCACGGCTACGGGCTGCTGATGGCGATGACGGGGGTCGGCGCGGTCGTCTCGGCGCTCGCGCTCGCGGGGCGCCAGCGCTCGGGCGTCTCGGGCGGCGTGGTGGTCTGGGCCGGCGTGGCCTTCGGCGCGGCGCTCGTGGTCTTCGCGGCCGCCCGCTCGTTTGCCGTGGCTGCACCGCTGCTGGTGATCGCCGGCGCCGCCATGGTGGCGCAGGCCGCGACCGCCAACACGCTCGTGCAGGCGATGGTCCCCGACGTGCTGCGCGGGCGGATCATGAGCGTCTTCACGCTGGTGCTCATGGGCGCCATGCCGCTCGGCAACATCGTCATCGGCGCCCTCGCTGAGCTGATCGGGACAACGGCCGCGATCGCGGCCTTCGGCCTGGGGCTCTGCGCCGCGGTCGGCGCCATCGCCGCCGTCCGCCGCGAAGTCTTCTAA